The DNA region GCCCTGGCCCTGGGCGTCGCCCTGGCCGCAGCGGGCCCGCTGTCCCAGGCCGCCACCTGGCAGCTGGACGACGACTGGAGCCTGACCAGCAACACCTCGCTGTCCCTGGGCACCAGCTGGTCGCTGGAGAACGCCGACAAGCACCTGATGAACAAGGCCGACGCCGCGACCATCGGCAAGACCGGTACCGGCACCAACTACAACGGTGACGACGGCAAGCTCAATTACGAAAAGGGCGACACTATTTCCACCCTGTTCAAGGGCCTGACCGACTTCGACCTCAACGACGGCTCCCAGGGCGCCTTCGTCCGCGTCAAGTACTGGTACGACCACGCCATGGAGACCGGCAACGGCGACTTCACCCGCTTCGATGATTCCGGCTGGCAGGACCTGGCCCGCTTCAAGGGCTTCGAAGTCCTCGACGCCTACCTCTGGAAGGACCTCGAGCTGGCCGGCCGCCCCCTGAGCCTGAAGCTCGGCAAGCAGGTACTGAGCTGGGGCGAGGCGCTGTTCCTGCAGAACGGCGTGAACGCCATCAACCCCCTGGACGTCTCCGCCTTCAACCGCCCCGGCACCGAGCTCAAGGAAGGCCTGCTGCCGGCGGAAATGTTCAGCTTCAACTACGACCTGACCGACGCCGTCAGCCTCGAGGGCTTCTGGCAGTACAACTTCCGCCCTTCGGTGCTCGAAGGCTGCGGCACCTTCTTCAGCTCCAACGATTCGCTGCAGGAAGGCTGCGGGGCCGACAAGCTGATCGCCGGCGGCATCTCCAGCACCGCCAACTCCAGCGTGGAGAACGCTCTCGATGTGCCCGCGGCGCTGCGACCGGCCTCCGAGCGCTACCTGCAGCGCACCGCCACCGACTGGGCCAGCGACAACGGCCAGTACGGCCTGGCCATGCACTACCTGATCGACTCGCTGAACAACGCCGACCTCGGCCTCTACTACTTGAACTACCACAGCCGCACGCCAGTGCTCTCGGGGGTGATCGCCCGCCAGGCGCCGAACGCCGGCGGCAACCCCGGCCCCAACATCAACACCGGTGACTACTTCACCGTCTACCCGGAGAACATCCGCCTGTTCGGCGCCAGCCTCAGTGCGGTGGTCGGCGACACCGCCGTGTTCAGCGAGTTGAGCTACCGCCCCAACATGCCGCTGAACCTCAATTCCTCCGACCTGGTCAACCTGCTCGCCGGCCAGGCCAACAGCTGGATCATGCCCATGAACGCGGCGCAGCTGGCCGGGGCCCGTGGCAGCCGGGTGGATGGCTACCGGCGCAAGGAAGTGTGGCAATTCAGCCTCGGCGCCGCCGACAGTCTGTCCAACGTGCTCGGCGCCCAGCGCCTGGCCTGGGCCGTGGAGGCCGGCGCCAACTGGATCGGCGGGCTCGACCCGCAGGACGAGCGCTTCGGCCGCTCCGGTGCCTTCGGCCGCACGCCCACCTCCGATGGCACGCCATGCTTCACCCCCTCGGCACAGAACGCGGCGGGCCTCACCGCCGAGGAGCTGGCCGCGGCCAACCACTGCAACACCCACGGGGTGATGACCGCCTTCTCCTGGGGCTATCGCCTGCGCATGGGCCTGAACTACGAAGGCGTGCTGCCGGCCACCGTCATCACGCCCTCGATCAACTGGCGCCACGACGTCGAGGGCTATGGCCCCAACTTCCAGGAAGGCCAGCAGGCCGTAGGCCTCGCCCTCACATTCGACTACCGCAACGACTACTCCCTCGAGCTGGCCTACAACAGCTTCTTCGGCTCGAACAAGTTCTCCGTCATCGATGACCGCGACTTCGCCTCGGTCACCCTCAAAGCGAGCTTCTGACCATGACTCCCGCCTTCAAGCACCTCACCCTGGCCATCGCCCTGCTGGCCGCCGGCTCCCTGGCCCAGGCCAAGGAAAACGACCCCGCCCGCCTGGACGGCCCGCTCACCCCGGTGGGCGCCGAACGCGCCGCCAACGCCGACGGCAGCATCCCCGCCTGGGACGGCGGCATGAAGCCTGGCGCGGCACCGGTCAGCGCCAACGGCGACTACAGCGACCCCTTCGCCGCCGAGCAGCCGCTGTACGAGATCACCCGGGCCAACCTGGAGCAGTACCGCGATCAGCTCAGCCCGGGCCAGCAAGGCATGCTCACCCGCTACCCGGACTACCGCATGCGCGTGTACCCCAGCCACCGCAGCGCCACCGTGCCACAGGCCTACCTCGACGAGACCCGTGCCAACCTCGCCAAGGTCAGCCTGACCGATGGCGGCTACGGCCTGGACGGCTACAACTTCGGCGTGCCCTTCCCCCAGCCCACCGAGGGGCTGGAGGTGATGTGGAACCACCTGACCCGCTACCGCGGCGGCTCCATCCGCCGCCAGTTCGCCTCGGCCACCGTGCAGGAACGAGGCGACTACACCCTGGTCAACTCCGACGGCCTGACCGCCTTCCGTGAACGGGTCAGCGACCTCGAACCCGGCGAGAACCTGCTGTTCTTCAACCGCGTGCGCACCACTGCGCCCTCCCGCTATGCGGGCGAGGTGACCCTGGTGCACGAGCCCATCAACCAGGTCTCCGGTCCGCGCTCGGCCTGGCAGTACAACCCCGGCCAGCGCCGCGTACGCCGCGCCCCCACCGTGGCCTATGACAGCAGCGCGCGCTACAGCTTCGGCCAGGTGGTGGCGGACAGCGTCGACGGCTACAACGGCGCGCCCGACCGCTACGACTGGAAGCTGCTCGGCAAGCGCGAAATGCTCGTGCCCTACAACGCCTACCGCATGGCCAGCAAGCAGGTGCGCTACGCCGACCTGCTCAAGCCTGGCTACCTCAACCCAGACTACGCACGCTACGAGAAGCACCGCGTCTGGGTGGTGGAAGCCACCCTCAAGCCCAACAGCCGCCACGTCTATGGCAAGCGCCGCTTCTATCTCGACGAGGACACCTGGCAGATCCTCGCCTCCGACATGTACGACGCCCGTGGCGAGTTGTGGCGCAGCTACGAATCGCACCTGGCCATGCTGCATGACATCCAGCTGCCGCTGACCGTGGCCGAAGCCACCTACGACCTGATCTCCGGCCGCTACGCGGTGAACTACCTGACCAACGAGGTCACCAGCAAGGCGCAGTATGGCGAGTCCATGTCCAAGGCCGAATTCACCCCGGCGCAGCTCAAGCGCCTGGGCAAGTGAGGGCACGCGCCATGACAGAAGCCGTCATCCTCTCCACCGCCCGTACCCCCATCGCCAAGGCCTTCCGTGGCGCCTTCAACGCCACCCGCTCGCCGAGCATGGCGGCCTTCGCCATCCGCGCCGCGGTGGAGCGCGCCGGCATCGAGGCCGGCGAGATCGAGGACCTGGTGATGGGCACGGCGATGCCCGCCGGCACTGCCGGCTGGAACCTCGGCCGCATGAGTGCCCTGGCCGCCGGCCTGCCGGTCTCGGTCAGCGGCCAGACCCTCGACCGCCAGTGCGCCTCCGGGTTGATGGCCATCGCCACCGCTGCAAAGCAGATCACCGGCGACGGCATGCAGGTGACCCTCGGCGCCGGCCAGGAGCACATCAGCCTGGTGCAGCATCGCCACAACGAGTGGATCGCCGAGTACCAGGACGAACAGGTCATCGCCCATGCGCCCCACGCCTACCTGCCCATGCTGCAGACCGCCGAGCAGGTCGCCCGGCGCTACGGCATCAGCCGCGAGGCCCAGGACGCCTACGCGCTGCAGTCCCAGCAGCGCACCGCCGCCGCCCAGCGCGAGGGGTTGTTCGCCAGCGAGATCGTGCCGGTGCGGGTGCGCAGGCAGGTCGTCGACAAGCACAGCAGTGCCACAGGCTTCGAGGAGGTTGCCCTCAGCCAGGACGAGGGCAACCGCCCGCAGACGCGCCTGGAAGACCTCGCCGCCCTGAAGCCGGTGATCGACGGCGGTTGCGTCACCGCCGGCAACGCCAGCCAGCTGTCCGACGGCGCCAGCGCCTGTGTGCTGATGGATGGGCGCCTGGCCGAACGACGCAACCTCGACCCCCTGGGTGCCTACCGCGGCATCGCCGTGGCCGGCCTGGCGCCGGAGGAGATGGGCATCGGCCCGGTGCTGGCCGTGCCGAAGCTGCTCAAGGCCCACGGCCTGCGGGTGGACGACATCGGCCTGTGGGAGCTGAACGAGGCCTTCGCCTGCCAGGTGCTGTACTGCCGGGACCGGCTCGGCATCGACAACGACCGGCTCAACGTCAACGGTGGTGCCATCGCTATCGGCCACCCCTATGGCATGAGCGGCGCGCGCATGGTCGGCCACGCTTTGCTGGAGGGCCGCCGACGCGGCGTGCGCTACGTGGTGGTGACCCTGTGCGTGGGGGGCGGCATGGGTGCCGCCGGCCTGTTCGAGGTCTACGGATGAATGCCTTTGCCGGCCACGCCTCGCTGCCCGCCGGCATCCCCTGAAGCCCCCCCTGCGACCGCTCAGCCTTGCGCCCGGCGGTCCTTCACTTTCGCCGAGTAGCCATGCCCAGATCCGCACCACGCTCCCCGCTCAGCCAGCGCCTATTGGGCGGCGACGAACCCGACCCACGCTTCACCCTGGCCAACGAACGCACCTTCCTGGCCTGGATACGCACCGCCCTCGCCCTGCTGGGCGGCGGCATCGCCGTGGAGACCTTCGCCGGGCACGCCTTCGAGCCCCGCCTGCGCCTGGTCATCACCCTCGGCCTGCTGTCGCTGAGCCTGCTCGTCAGCCTGGGCGCCTGCCTGCGCTGGCTGGCGGTGGAGCGCGCCCTGCGTCATCGCCGCGCCCTGCCCCTGCCGGCCCTGGTGCCGGCGCTGGCGCTCGGCTGCTGCGTGGCGGCGCTGATCCTGGCCGGGCTGTTCTGGCCGCGCTGGCATGCGTGAAACCCAGGCCGAACGCACCGAACTCGCCTGGCGCCGCACCCAGCTCTCGCTGCTGGTGATCGCCTGCCTGGCCCTGCGCGGAGCCGAACCGACGCTGGCCCTGCTCGCCCTCGGCAGCGCTGCCGCCCTCTGGCTCGGCCAGCGCCCGCGCTACCGCCACGGCCTCGCCATGCTCCGCGACGAACGCGGCCAACCCCGCGCCGCCGCCGTGTTCGGCACCGGCCTGGCGATGGTGGCGATGACGCTGCTGGCGATGGTGAAGGCCGTGATCACGGGCTGACCCGCATCCGCGGGCTGAAGCCCGGGCTACGCAGGCGGATGCGATGGGCAGTAACCGGACCGCGGAGCGTGCACCTGGAGCTCGCCGAAAGCAGCGTGCGGTGGTCTCGAGAACGGCGCTTTCAAGGCCATTCTGGATGCCTGGAACGCCCATCTGCGTTAAGTGTTGCTGGAAGATTTCGAGTCCAGCTGATTGCCGAGCTTTGCTGATGTTTCTGGTTTCGCCCCCCCGGGCGAGTCCCTTTTTTCAGTCGCCAAAAAAGGAACCAAAAACGCTTGCCCCTCCATACGGGTCTGGCTGAAGCCAGACTTCCCTCGCTCCATCATCATTTCAGGGGCACGGCGTAACGGGCCATCCATGGCCCGGTACGCCTTTCGCGACATCCATGTCGCTCAACCCCTGAAACGACGATTGCGCTCGGCCTCCTGAAAGGGGCGTTTGGCGATTGCTCCAACGTCGGTGCTCGATACTTCACATTGATGTGCGCGCCACCACCGAGTGAACGCTGCGGCTGGCGGCTTTCGTAGGATGGTGTAGAGCGAAGCGAAACCCATGCGGTGGGTGTGCCAGGAATCCAGAAAGGCCCTGAAAGCACCGTTCTTGAGCCTTTCGTTGAATCCGCAACAGCTAACGCAACCAACACCAGAGAATTCGCTCCTGCATGTTTCCCCAATGCGCGCAAACACCCTGCCCACCGGCCCGGCGGGCAGGCCGCGCGTTTCAGGGGGTGACGAGGTTGAACTGCGGGTTGGGCTCGTCCAGCCCGCCGAGCAGCCGCAGCAGCTTGATCCGCCCCTGGTCGATCTCGATGCCGCCGATCATTGACTCCTTGAGGAAGCCCGTCTCCTTGAGGGCGATGCGGTCGAGCAGCGCCTTGGTCATGCTCAGGCTGACGTCCGGCTTGGCGTGGCGTGCGCCGTTGCGGTGGGTGAGCACGCCGTTGCGCAGGGTCAGGGCGTAGTCCTCACCCAGGTCGCTGAAGCGCCAGTTGATCAGCAGGTCCTCGTCGGCCGCCTTCATCGCGTCGATGCGCACCGCCAGGTAGTCGAAGAACAGGCTCGGGGTCAGCGCACGGATCATGTCCGGCGCGCTGTTGCGCGCCTTGGCCCGGGCCACGCCCTGGCGCAGTTCCAGCGCGCCGCTGAGGTAGACGTTGCGCCAGGTGGCGTTCTCGCTCTGGTAGCCGAGCTGTTCCAGGGTGTCGGCCTGCAGCTCGCGCGCCGCCTGGTTGTCCGGTTCGGCGAAGACCAGGTGGTTGAGCAGTTGCGCCGCCCAGCGGTAGTCGCCGCCTTCGACCGCCTTGCGGGCGCCGGCCAGCACCGCGTCAGGGCCGCCCATGGCCTCGACGTAGCGCTTGCCCGCCTCTTCCGGCGGCAGCGGGTCGAGGTTGGCCGGGTTGCCGTCGTAGAAGCCCATGTAGCGCTGGTACACGGCGCGCACGTTGTGGCTGAGGGAGCCGTAGTAGTCGCGGCTGTACCACTTGCCGGCCAGGCGCGGCGGCAGGGTGGCGAGCTTCGCGGCGATCTCGGTGGGCGTCAGCCCCTGGTTGATCAGACGCAGCGTCTGGCTGTCGAGGAAGGCGTACATGTCGCGCTGGTCGGCCAGGTACTCGCGGATGCGCGCGCCGCCCCAGGTCGGCCAGTGGTGCTGGGCGAACAGCACCTCGGCCTTGCCGCCGTAGCGCACCAGGGCATCGTCCAGGTACTGCGCCCAGACCTTGGCGTCGCGCACCAGGGCGCCGCGCAGGGTCAGCACGTTGTGCTGGGTGTGGGTGGCGTTCTCGGCCATGCACAGGGTCTTGAACTGCGGGAAGTACATATTCATCTCGGCCGGCGCCTCGGTGCCGGGGGTGAGCTGGAATTCGATCTCCACGCCGTCGACGGTGCGGGTCTCCAGCGCCTGGCCGATGACCTCGCTGGGGGCGATCAGGGTCACCGTGGCGTTGCTCGGCGTGCCCTTGCCCAGGCCCGCGTCCACCTGGCCCCGCTCGCCACGTGGCAGCAGCGAGCCGTACATGTACTGCGCCCGGCGCATCATCGCCGGGCCGGCCAGCACGTTCTCGCTGACCGCGTGCTCGAAGAAGCCGTCCGGGGCGATCACCCGCACCTTGCCGGCCTTCACGTCGGCCTCGTCGATCACCCCGCGCACGCCGCCGAAGTGGTCGACGTGGGCGTGGCTGTAGATCACCGCCACCACCGGCTTGCGCGGGCGGTGCCTGTAGTACAGCTCCAGGCCGGCGCGGGCGGTCTCGGCGCTGATCAGCGGGTCGATGAGGATCAGCCCGCTGTCGCCCTCGATGACGGTCATGTTCGACAGGTCCAGCCCCCGCACCTGGTAGATGCGCTCGCCGACCTGGAACAGCCCGGCGATGTTGTTCAGCTGGGCGATGCGCCACAGGCTGGGGTTGGCGCTGGCCGGCGCGGCGTTGCCATCGAGGAAGTCATAGGCCCGGCGGTTCCATACCTCGCGGCCCTCGGCGTTGGCGATGACGCCCCCGAAGGGCTCCAGCAGGCCGCGCCGGGCGTCGTCGAAATCGGCGGTGTCGGAGAACGGCAGGCGCTGCAGCCAGGCCTGGTTCAGCTCGGCGGTGATGGCCGTGGCGGGCTTGCCGGGGGCGACGGAGTCGGCGTGCACGGTGCCGCAGGACAGGAGCGCCAGGGCGACGGCGCTGAGACGGGAAATGGGCATGAAGGGGCTCTTTCTGGTCTTGTTGGAATGAGCGACCGCAACGGACGCCGCCCGACTGTAGGGAGCACGGCGCGCGCCGACCAATACCAGAGGCGCATGCCCCCCATGCCGCACCGCGATGGCCCGCAATGCACGACGCCTCCCGAAGGAGGCGTCGTGGTCAGGCCCTGGCGATGTTCAGCGCAGGTCGAAGCGGTCGAGGTTCATCACCTTGGTCCAGGCCGCGACGAAGTCCCTGACGAACTTGTCCTTCGCATCGGCGCTGGCATACACCTCGGCGATGGCGCGCAGCTGCGCGTGGGAGCCGAACACCAGGTCGACGCGGGTGCCGGTCCACTTCAGCTCGCCGGTCTTGCGGTCGCGCCCCTCGTAGCTGTTCGCCGAGGCCGGCTTCCACTCCACGCTCATGTCCAGCAGGTGGGTGAAGAAGTCGTTGGTCAGGGTTTCCGGCCGCTGGGTGAACACGCCGTGCCGGCTCTGCCCGACGTTGGCGCCGAGCACGCGCAGGCCGCCGACCAGCACGGTCATCTCCGGCGCGGTGAGGGTCAGCAGTTGCGCCTTGTCCACCAGCAGCTCCTCGGCGGAGACGCTGTAGCGCCCCTTGAGGTAGTTGCGGAAGCCATCGGCGATGGGCTCGAGGAAGCCGAAGGACTCGACGTCGGTCTGCTCCTGGGAGGCGTCCATGCGCCCCGGCGCGAACGGCACGGTGATGCTGTGCCCGGCGTTCTTCGCCGCCAGCTCGACGCCGGCGCCACCGGCCAGGACGATCAGGTCGGCCAGGGAGATCTTCTTGCCACCGGCCTGGGCGGCGTTGAACTCCGCCTGGATGCTTTCGAGGACGGCCAGCACGTTCTTCAGCTGCTCCGGCTGGTTGGCTTCCCACGAGCGCTGAGGCTCCAGGCGCAGGCGCCCGCCGTTGGCGCCGCCACGCTTGTCCGAACCGCGGAAGGAGGACGCGGCGGCCCAGGCGGTGGACACCAGTTGCGACACCGAGAGCCCCGAGCCCAGCACCTTGGCCTTGAGCGCGGCGACGTCGGCATCGTCCACCAGCGGGTGGTCGACGGCCGGGATCGGGTCCTGCCACAGCAGTTCCTCGGCGGGCAGCTCCGGGCCCAGGTAGCGGGCCATGGGGCCCATGTCGCGGTGGATCAGCTTGTACCAGGCGCGGGCGAAGGCATCGGCGAGCTGGTCCGGGTTGGCCAGGAAGCGCCGCGAGATCTGCTCGTAGGCCGGGTCGAAGCGCAACGCCAGGTCGGAGGTGAGCATCGAGGGCGCGCGGCGCTTGGCCGGGTCGTGGGCGTCGGGGATCTTGCCGTCGCCGGCGCCCCCCTTGGGCCGCCACTGGTGCGCGCCGGCCGGGCTCCTGGTCAGCTCCCACTCGTAGCCGAAGAGGTTCTCCAAGTACTCGTTGCTCCAGCGCGTGGGCGTCGAGGTCCAGGTCACCTCCAGGCCGCTGGTGATGGTGTCGCCGCCCTTGCCGCTGCCGAAGGCGTTCCTCCAGCCCAGGCCCTGCTCCTCCAGGCCGGCCGCTTCGGGCTCGGGCCCGACGTTGTCGGCCGGGCCGGCGCCGTGGGTCTTGCCGAAGGCGTGGCCGCCGGCGATCAGCGCCACGGTCTCCTCGTCGTTCATCGCCATGCGGCCGAAGGTCTCGCGGATGTCCCGCGCGGAGGCCACCGGGTCCGGGTTGCCTTCGGGGCCTTCCGGGTTCACGTAGATCAGGCCCATCTGCACGGCGGCCAGGGGGTTCTCCAGGTTGCGCTGGCCCTGGTCGGTGCGGCTCTCTTCCTGGCCGTGCTTCCCGGGCTCGGCCACCAGGGTGCCGTCACCCGGCTCCTGCACCGCCTTGGTGTTGCCGTAGCGCTCGTCACCGCCCAGCCAGACGGTCTCGGTGCCCCAGTAGACGTCCTCGTCCGGCTCCCACACATCGGGGCGGCCGCCGGAGAAGCCGAAGGTCTTGAAGCCCATGGACTCCAGCGCGACGTTGCCGGTGAGCACGATCAGGTCGGCCCAGGACAGGTTGCGCCCGTACTTCTGCTTGATCGGCCAGATGAGCCGGCGCGCCTTGTCCAGGCTGACGTTGTCCGGCCAGCTGTTGAGCGGGGCGAAGCGTTGCTGGCCGGTGCCCGCGCCGCCACGGCCGTCACCGGTGCGGTAGGTGCCGGCGCTGTGCCAGGCCATGCGCACGAACAGCGGGCCGTAGTGGCCGAAGTCGGCGGGCCACCAGTCCTGGGAATCGGTCATCAGCGCGTGCAGGTCGCGCTTCACCGCCTGGAAGTCGAGGCTCTTGAAGGCCTTGGCGTAGTCGAAGTCCGGGTCCATCGGATCGGACAGGGAGGAATGCTGGTGGAGGATCTTCAGGTTCAGTTGCTTCGGCCACCAGTCACGGTTGCTGGTGCCGCCGCCAGCGGCATGGTTGAACGGGCATTTCGATTCGGTCGACATCTGGATCCACCTCGGGTCGCGTGTGCCCCTCTGCCCGGAGGGGTCGGAACGGGCGCGCCGGCCACCGCCTGCGGAGCGGCGGTCGACGGATCGCCACGGCTCCACGGATGCACGGCACAGCGATGTTCCAACAGCGGGCAGCAGGGCTCTGTTGTTATCCCTTCATCAGGTTTGGCGCGGGACCGAGCCCAACGCTAGAGCAAGACTAGACCTCCATTGGAGGAGGTCTAATAGAGGCAGCGTTGGGGGTCGATAGTCTGGCTCTTTCAGCCGTCCCGCCCGTGAAGTCGGGCCTTGGGCCGGGCGCCGACGAGCGGCCACCGGCATGCCGATGGTGGGCCGTCCCGGTGCCGGTAAATTGTACCGTTGTGCGGTTTTTCGCGACGCGCCCTTCAGGCCGCCCCGCTCCCCGCCCGTTGCGTGAGTCGCACCCCCGCGCGCGCCTTCAGGGCCAGCGACAGATCCAGGAGCAGCGCCAGGACGATGGCGCCCAGGGCGACGGCGAACAGCGCCGGGTACTGGCCGCCGCTCGCCGAGAACAGCATCGAATAGCCATAGCCGGCCAGTGCCTGGAAGGTGGCGAAGGACACCGTCGCGCGGCTCCAGGTGGCGGTCTGCCGAGGGTGGTCGGCCACCAGCTGGTGCACCCGCGCCAGGGCCAGCGGCACGATGCCCGGCGGGAAGGAGCCGATCAGCAGCGCCGCCCCTGCCAGCACGCGCAGATCGCCGGACGCCAGCAGCACGCCGAGGGCGACGGCCTGCACCGCCAGCACCAGGCGGATGGCCCTGCGCGCGCCCAGGTGGTCGGCGAGGAAGCCGTACACCACCGGGCCGAGCGTCGCACCCAGGCCGTACAGCGTCCACAGCAGCGCCCCGGCGTGGTGGCCGGCCCCCAGGCTGCGGCTCACGTAGTCCACCAGGAACATCATCGGCGCCACCAGGCCGACCGCCATCAGCGCGTACTGCGCGAACAGCAGGTGGACGCCGCCTGCGCCACCGGGTGCGGGCGACGGCGCCGCGTCGGCCAGGTGCACCCCCTCGCGAGGCCAGGCCCACCAGCTGGACAGCGTCAGCAACGCCGCCACCGCGCCGAGCCCGACCCAGGCCTGGCGCAGGCCGGAGGACAGCAGCAGCGGCACCAGGGTCCCGGAGCCGGCGATGCCCAGGCCCAGGCCGAGAAAGATCGCGCCCCCCGCCACGCCCCGGCGCTGCGGCGGCACCCGCGGCAGGATGGTGCTGGCGGCCAGCACCATGATCACGCCACCGGAAATGCCGGAGAACAGCCGCCAGGCGAAGAACCAGCCCAGCGACAAGGGCACCGCGCAGGCGAAGAACGACAGGGTCACCAGCAGCATCATCGCGCGCAGCACGGCAGGGCTGGAGAAGCGCCGGGCCAGCGGCCGGCCGGCCAGGGCACCAACCAGATAGCCCGCGAGGTTCGCCGCGCCGAGGTAGAACACCGCCGAGGCGGAGAACCAGTGCGCCTCGATCAGCGAAGGCACCAGCGGTGTGTAGGCGAAGCGGGCGAGCCCGATGCCCACCAGGCTGGCGCACATGCCCGCCCAGATGGGCAACCAGGGCGAGCGGCGGGAGGATGCGTGAGACGGGGCGGAATCCATGATGACCTCTCAGGTGACGGAGTCGCGATGAGAGGAGGATAAGCGCGCGGAAAGATGAAATAATGCAGCGTTTTCAAACCACTGCAATGCATTTTTGCATCACACAGGAGCCCCGGATGAACTGGGACGACGCCCGCATATTCCTCGCCCTGTGCCGCGAACAGACGTTGCGCGGCGCCGCCCGCGCGCTGGTGGTCGACCAGGCCACCGTCGGCCGCCGGCTCGCCTCGCTGGAACAGTCCCTGGGCGCCACGCTGTTCCTGCGCACCTCCGCAGGCTACGCCCTGACCGCCGCCGGTGAGGTGGCGATGGCCGCCGCCCTGGACATGGAAGCCTCAGCCGCCGACCTGCAGCGGCGCATCCTCGGCATGGACGACCGCCTGGCCGGCGTGGTGCGGGTCACCACCACCGAGTCCTTCGCCGCCGACTTCATCATTCCGGCCATGGCGCGCATGCGCCTGGAGCACCCGAACATCGAAGTGCAGCTGCAGGCCTCGACGCAGATGCTCAACCTGACCAAGCGCGAAGCGGACATCGCCGTGCGCAACCAGAAGCCGGACAACCCCGACCTGGTGGTGCGCCGGGTGGCGCGCTGGAGCGCAGGCCTGTTCGCCACGGCGGGCTACCTGCAGGCACGCGGCACCCCCGAGCCGGGAGCGGCCTTCGCCGGCCACGACCTGGTGCTCTACCAGCCCTACCTGGACAGCGGCAAGGACGTGACCCTGGCGTCCGAGCCCATCAGCCACGGCCGCATCGCCATCACCTGCACCTCGGGCCTGATGGTGCGCCATGCCGTCGCCAGCGGCCTGGGGCTGGGCGAGATTCCCCTGCCGCTCGGCGCGCGCGATGGGCTGGTGCGGGTTTGGGAAGAACGCGAGATCCGCCCCTACGACGTCTGGCTGGTGACGCACAGGGACGTGCGCCACACCGCGCGGGTGCGGGTGGTGATCGACGCCATCGCCGAGGCCTTCGCCACGGTGACGGCCTGAAGCCCCGAGGGCCGGCCACCCCTGCGGGCGGCCGGCGGCAGGGTCACTGCGCGAGGAACGCCAGCAGGTCCTCGTTCAACTGCTGCGCGTGGGTCACGGCGAAGCCATGGGGGGCGCCTGCGTAGACCTTGAGCACCGCGCCGGGGATCGACTCCGCCGCCAGTTTGCCGGTGGCCTCCAGCGGCACGATCTGGTCGTCGTCGCCATGGATCACCAGGGTGGGTACATCGACCTTGGCCAGGTCGCCACGGAAGTCGGTGCCGGCGAAGGCGGTCACGCAGTCGATAGTGCCCTTGAGCGACGCCAGCAAGGCGATGTTCAGGGTCTGGGTGAGCACGCCCTGGGAAACCTGCTGGCCGTGGTTGATGCCGTAGAACGGCGCGGCGAAGTCGGCGATGAACTGTGCGCGGTCCTTCAGCAGGCCGTCCTTGATGCCATCGAACACGGCCTGCTCCACGCCCAGCGGATGGTCGGCGGTCTTGCCGAAGATCGGCGTCACCGCGCCCAGCAGCGCCAGCTTGGCGACCCGCCCGGTGCCATGACGGCCGATGTAGCGGCTGACGTCGCCACCGCCCATGGAGAAGCCCACCAGGGTCACCTCGTGCAGGTCCAGGTGCTCGATCAGCTGGGCGATGTCGTCGGCGAAGGTG from Pseudomonas tohonis includes:
- the katG gene encoding catalase/peroxidase HPI, producing the protein MSTESKCPFNHAAGGGTSNRDWWPKQLNLKILHQHSSLSDPMDPDFDYAKAFKSLDFQAVKRDLHALMTDSQDWWPADFGHYGPLFVRMAWHSAGTYRTGDGRGGAGTGQQRFAPLNSWPDNVSLDKARRLIWPIKQKYGRNLSWADLIVLTGNVALESMGFKTFGFSGGRPDVWEPDEDVYWGTETVWLGGDERYGNTKAVQEPGDGTLVAEPGKHGQEESRTDQGQRNLENPLAAVQMGLIYVNPEGPEGNPDPVASARDIRETFGRMAMNDEETVALIAGGHAFGKTHGAGPADNVGPEPEAAGLEEQGLGWRNAFGSGKGGDTITSGLEVTWTSTPTRWSNEYLENLFGYEWELTRSPAGAHQWRPKGGAGDGKIPDAHDPAKRRAPSMLTSDLALRFDPAYEQISRRFLANPDQLADAFARAWYKLIHRDMGPMARYLGPELPAEELLWQDPIPAVDHPLVDDADVAALKAKVLGSGLSVSQLVSTAWAAASSFRGSDKRGGANGGRLRLEPQRSWEANQPEQLKNVLAVLESIQAEFNAAQAGGKKISLADLIVLAGGAGVELAAKNAGHSITVPFAPGRMDASQEQTDVESFGFLEPIADGFRNYLKGRYSVSAEELLVDKAQLLTLTAPEMTVLVGGLRVLGANVGQSRHGVFTQRPETLTNDFFTHLLDMSVEWKPASANSYEGRDRKTGELKWTGTRVDLVFGSHAQLRAIAEVYASADAKDKFVRDFVAAWTKVMNLDRFDLR
- a CDS encoding YbfB/YjiJ family MFS transporter translates to MDSAPSHASSRRSPWLPIWAGMCASLVGIGLARFAYTPLVPSLIEAHWFSASAVFYLGAANLAGYLVGALAGRPLARRFSSPAVLRAMMLLVTLSFFACAVPLSLGWFFAWRLFSGISGGVIMVLAASTILPRVPPQRRGVAGGAIFLGLGLGIAGSGTLVPLLLSSGLRQAWVGLGAVAALLTLSSWWAWPREGVHLADAAPSPAPGGAGGVHLLFAQYALMAVGLVAPMMFLVDYVSRSLGAGHHAGALLWTLYGLGATLGPVVYGFLADHLGARRAIRLVLAVQAVALGVLLASGDLRVLAGAALLIGSFPPGIVPLALARVHQLVADHPRQTATWSRATVSFATFQALAGYGYSMLFSASGGQYPALFAVALGAIVLALLLDLSLALKARAGVRLTQRAGSGAA
- a CDS encoding LysR family transcriptional regulator, coding for MNWDDARIFLALCREQTLRGAARALVVDQATVGRRLASLEQSLGATLFLRTSAGYALTAAGEVAMAAALDMEASAADLQRRILGMDDRLAGVVRVTTTESFAADFIIPAMARMRLEHPNIEVQLQASTQMLNLTKREADIAVRNQKPDNPDLVVRRVARWSAGLFATAGYLQARGTPEPGAAFAGHDLVLYQPYLDSGKDVTLASEPISHGRIAITCTSGLMVRHAVASGLGLGEIPLPLGARDGLVRVWEEREIRPYDVWLVTHRDVRHTARVRVVIDAIAEAFATVTA
- a CDS encoding alpha/beta fold hydrolase, which translates into the protein MTTFVARDGTEIYYKDWGSGKPVLFSHGWPLDADMWEYQMQYLSSRGYRTIAFDRRGFGRSSQPWNGYDYDTFADDIAQLIEHLDLHEVTLVGFSMGGGDVSRYIGRHGTGRVAKLALLGAVTPIFGKTADHPLGVEQAVFDGIKDGLLKDRAQFIADFAAPFYGINHGQQVSQGVLTQTLNIALLASLKGTIDCVTAFAGTDFRGDLAKVDVPTLVIHGDDDQIVPLEATGKLAAESIPGAVLKVYAGAPHGFAVTHAQQLNEDLLAFLAQ